One stretch of Arachis duranensis cultivar V14167 chromosome 1, aradu.V14167.gnm2.J7QH, whole genome shotgun sequence DNA includes these proteins:
- the LOC107480719 gene encoding probable esterase D14L, translated as MGVVEEAHNVKVVGSGTRFIVLAHGFGTDQSVWKHIVPQLVDEFRVVLYDNMGAGTTNPEYFDFGRYSTLQGYAYDLLAILEDLCVSSCIFVGHSVSAMIGTVASISRPDLFTKIIMVSASPRYLNDADYFGGFEQEDLDQLFDAMAANYKAWCSGFAPMAVGGDMESVAVQEFSRTLFNMRPDIALSVLQTIFQSDMRQILSLVTVPCHIIQSKRDLAVPVVVAEYLHQHLGGSSIVEVMSSEGHLPQLSSPDIVIPVLLKHIRYDIAV; from the exons atggGAGTAGTGGAAGAAGCTCATAACGTGAAGGTTGTGGGTTCAGGTACGAGGTTCATAGTTCTAGCTCACGGGTTTGGAACCGACCAATCTGTGTGGAAACACATAGTCCCTCAACTCGTGGACGAGTTCCGCGTGGTGCTGTACGACAACATGGGAGCCGGCACCACTAACCCTGAATACTTTGACTTTGGACGTTACTCCACTTTGCAAGGCTACGCCTATGACTTACTCGCCATTTTGGAGGACCTTTGCGTCTCTTCTTGCATCTTCGTTGGCCACTCTGTCTCTGCCATGATCGGAACTGTGGCTTCCATTTCTCGCCCCGATCTCTTCACCAAGATCATTATGGTCTCCGCTTCTCCTAG GTATTTGAACGACGCGGATTACTTCGGGGGTTTCGAGCAGGAAGATCTGGACCAGTTATTTGACGCCATGGCGGCGAATTACAAAGCATGGTGTTCAGGTTTTGCTCCAATGGCCGTTGGAGGTGACATGGAATCCGTGGCGGTTCAAGAATTCAGCCGAACCTTGTTCAACATGAGGCCAGACATAGCTCTTAGTGTGTTGCAAACCATATTCCAAAGCGATATGAGACAAATTTTAAGTCTCGTTACTGTTCCATGTCATATAATACAAAGCAAGAGGGATCTCGCTGTTCCGGTGGTCGTGGCGGAATATCTACACCAACACCTTGGCGGCAGTTCTATTGTCGAGGTCATGTCTTCCGAAGGTCATTTGCCGCAGTTGAGCTCGCCAGATATCGTGATTCCTGTGCTGCTTAAGCACATTCGTTACGATATTGCGGTTTAA